In one Juglans regia cultivar Chandler chromosome 11, Walnut 2.0, whole genome shotgun sequence genomic region, the following are encoded:
- the LOC109010509 gene encoding probable protein phosphatase 2C 49 yields the protein MVAEAESVCQTSVPVLEDIKPVDKIPDAVLESSILQFMPSVRSGSFADIGPRRYMEDEHIHIDDLSSHLGSVFEFPKPSAFYGVFDGHGGPEASAYIRKNVLRLFFEDANFPQTLEVDDVFLEEVENSLRKAYLLADLALADEFGVSSSSGTTALTALIFGRLLLVANTGDCRAVLSRKGKAIDMSQDHKPIYPSERRRVEELGGYIDDGYLNGVLSVSRALGDWDLKFPHGSSSPLIADPEFQQVVLTEDDEFLIMGCDGIWDVMSSQQAVSLVRRGLRRHDDPEQCARDLVMEALRLNTFDNLTVIVVCFSSLDNWEPSPPRQPKLRCCSLSAEALCSLRSLLDGSASS from the exons ATGGTTGCTGAAGCCGAATCTGTGTGCCAAACGAGCGTGCCTGTGTTGGAG GATATCAAGCCCGTGGACAAAATCCCAGATGCAGTCCTTGAATCTTCCATCCTGCAATTTATGCCCAGTGTCCGCTCTGGTAGCTTTGCTGACATTGGTCCTCGAAGATACATGGAAGATGAGCATATACATATAGATGATTTATCCTCACACTTGGGATCAGTTTTTGAGTTTCCTAAACCAAGTGCTTTTTATGGG GTATTTGATGGTCATGGAGGACCTGAAGCATCAgcttatataagaaaaaatgttcTTAGACTCTTTTTTGAAGATGCCAACTTCCCCCAAACATTAGAAGTGGATGATGTCTTCTTAGAGGAGGTTGAGAACTCACTTCGGAAAGCATATCTTCTGGCTGACCTAGCCTTAGCAGATGAATTTGGTGTGAGCAGTTCCTCTGGGACAACGGCTCTTACTGCTTTGATATTTGGAAG GCTTCTCTTGGTTGCCAATACTGGTGATTGCAGAGCAGTTCTTTCTCGGAAAGGAAAGGCAATCGACATGTCTCAAGACCACAAACCCATTTATCCATCAGAAAGGAGGCGAGTTGAAGAGCTAGGTGGGTACATCGATGACGGGTATCTCAATGGTGTTTTATCAGTTAGTCGAGCCTTGGGGGACTGGGATCTGAAGTTCCCTCATGGTTCTTCTTCGCCACTTATTGCGGATCCAGAATTTCAGCAGGTGGTTCTAACTGAGGATGATGAGTTCCTCATCATGGGGTGTGATGGAATTTGGGATGTGATGTCCAGTCAGCAAGCCGTCAGCCTTGTTCGTCGTGGGCTGCGGCGGCATGATGACCCAGAGCAGTGTGCAAGGGACCTTGTCATGGAAGCCTTGCGTCTCAACACATTTGACAATCTCACTGTGATTGTTGTATGCTTCTCTTCTCTGGATAACTGGGAGCCATCACCACCACGGCAACCGAAGTTGAGGTGCTGTAGCCTCTCTGCAGAGGCCCTTTGTAGCCTGAGGAGCTTGTTGGATGGCAGTGCCAGCAGTTGA